One segment of Pantoea sp. Lij88 DNA contains the following:
- a CDS encoding carboxylesterase/lipase family protein — MKNETGLRIMTAEGELRGCMDDDLFVFKGIPYAAAPVGALRWRPPQPVTPWQQVRDATAFGASGWQNRTYCQAVGGGDPGEFSEDCLYLNVWTPDVEPSTPLPVMVWLHGGGYTIGAGGLAPYSGKPLASRGAVVVTINYRLGHLGFFSHPALDAEYPAAGTVNNFGLLDQIAALQWVQRNIPAFGGDRRNVTLFGESSGARSVLSLCCSPLAEGLFHKGIVQSAYSLPDTPQKKARQQGVAVARHFGLPPDASADALRALPADAFWSLEGPLAIPPVPIAGDAVLPEPMLKTFLAGKQHRLPLMAGSNSDEASVLEYFGVDATAVLHQLRAKNRLTYRTLKWMYDIHDDQRLGRAVARDMAFSLMPWLVMRAQHNAGMPGWRYWFDYVSEHARDLYPHGTWHGNEVPYVLNTLSQMPDPNEARPFSEADRAFAARVSEYWFTFARDATEYRHQLEGEVVWPAWHPGNDVTMSLGENCRDGLVLKRNFMRARMRLFRLLMTRMVRL; from the coding sequence ATGAAAAACGAAACAGGTCTGAGGATCATGACTGCTGAGGGTGAGTTGCGTGGATGCATGGACGATGACCTTTTCGTATTCAAAGGCATACCTTATGCGGCGGCACCGGTTGGCGCATTGCGCTGGCGTCCGCCTCAGCCGGTCACGCCCTGGCAGCAGGTGCGCGACGCTACCGCATTCGGGGCATCCGGCTGGCAAAACCGGACTTACTGCCAGGCAGTCGGCGGTGGCGATCCTGGTGAGTTCAGCGAAGATTGCCTCTACCTGAATGTCTGGACGCCCGATGTTGAGCCGTCAACGCCGCTGCCGGTGATGGTGTGGCTGCACGGCGGTGGCTACACCATTGGCGCGGGCGGGCTGGCACCCTACAGCGGCAAGCCGCTGGCGTCACGCGGCGCGGTGGTGGTCACAATCAACTACCGTCTCGGCCATCTCGGTTTCTTCTCACATCCTGCCCTGGATGCTGAATATCCTGCTGCGGGTACGGTGAACAACTTTGGCCTGCTCGATCAGATTGCCGCACTGCAGTGGGTGCAGCGCAACATTCCCGCTTTCGGTGGCGACCGCCGCAATGTGACTCTGTTCGGTGAATCTTCGGGTGCGCGAAGCGTACTCTCCCTCTGCTGTTCGCCGCTGGCAGAAGGGCTGTTTCATAAAGGGATCGTACAGAGCGCGTATAGCCTGCCGGACACGCCGCAGAAAAAAGCACGTCAGCAGGGCGTGGCGGTAGCCCGTCATTTCGGCCTGCCGCCCGATGCCAGCGCTGATGCGCTGCGCGCACTGCCCGCCGATGCCTTCTGGTCGCTGGAAGGGCCGCTGGCGATCCCGCCGGTTCCGATTGCCGGTGACGCCGTCCTGCCCGAGCCGATGCTGAAAACCTTTCTGGCTGGCAAACAGCACCGTCTGCCGCTGATGGCGGGTAGCAACAGCGATGAAGCCAGCGTACTGGAATATTTTGGCGTCGACGCCACCGCCGTGTTGCATCAGCTGCGCGCTAAAAATCGTCTCACCTACCGGACGCTTAAATGGATGTATGACATCCATGACGATCAGCGGCTGGGACGGGCGGTGGCGCGCGATATGGCCTTCAGTCTTATGCCGTGGCTGGTGATGCGTGCGCAGCACAATGCCGGAATGCCCGGCTGGCGCTACTGGTTTGATTATGTCTCCGAGCATGCGCGCGACCTTTATCCGCACGGCACCTGGCACGGCAACGAAGTGCCCTATGTTCTGAATACGCTTAGCCAGATGCCGGATCCGAATGAAGCCCGGCCATTCAGCGAGGCCGATCGGGCATTCGCCGCGCGAGTCAGCGAGTACTGGTTTACCTTTGCCCGTGATGCTACGGAATACAGGCACCAGCTTGAGGGCGAGGTCGTCTGGCCAGCCTGGCATCCGGGTAATGACGTGACAATGTCACTCGGCGAGAATTGCAGGGATGGGCTGGTTCTGAAGCGAAACTTTATGCGCGCCCGCATGCGACTCTTCCGGCTGTTAATGACGCGAATGGTCAGGCTTTAA
- a CDS encoding methyl-accepting chemotaxis protein translates to MGMLKNFTIRAVMLTILGLFCLLWSGVGLYSIHSLGALSEGNEVDRHLVEQMTVLSKGNDQYFRVITRLSRVMEGKAAGKALTDEAYAPVQQALDGMTQQLARFKQLAPGPMSPDVVDGVIQTWQKLLDEGVTPQLQLARQASPDAYRQQANNVTPPLSRAFGVSAEKFSQSAAQKLDTTRVEVDHLTATTKTIITITVIIGLFILLFTDRYLVAMLVRPLESIRTHFAVIATGDLSQPVSDFGRNCVGKLVPLLSAMQDSLREAVSAIRSGTENISRGAAEISAGNNDLSSRTEEQAAALEQTAASMEQLTATVKFNADNARQASLLAETATTTAQRGGQLVSEVVSTMDGISGSSKKIAEITNVINGIAFQTNILALNAAVEAARAGEQGRGFAVVASEVRNLAQRSANAAKEIATLIEESVQRVGKGAELVSTTGGTMNNILKSVQDVDAIMKQIASASEEQSKGISQVGTAVTEMDSVTQQNASLVEEVSAAASALALQTEALQASVSKFRLSSDRKSSPTISNKPAAPKAPVLSAPQAKPAENGDWVTF, encoded by the coding sequence ATGGGAATGCTCAAAAATTTTACCATTCGCGCAGTGATGCTGACGATTCTGGGGCTGTTTTGCTTACTGTGGAGCGGCGTCGGGCTGTACAGCATCCACTCTCTTGGTGCGCTCAGCGAAGGCAATGAGGTTGACCGTCATCTGGTTGAGCAAATGACGGTGCTGAGCAAAGGCAACGATCAATATTTTCGTGTCATTACGCGCTTATCCCGCGTGATGGAAGGCAAAGCGGCGGGCAAAGCGCTGACCGATGAGGCTTATGCCCCCGTGCAGCAGGCGCTGGATGGTATGACCCAGCAACTGGCGCGCTTCAAACAGCTGGCACCCGGTCCGATGAGCCCGGACGTGGTGGATGGCGTAATCCAGACCTGGCAGAAGCTGCTGGATGAGGGCGTGACGCCACAACTGCAGCTGGCCCGTCAGGCCTCACCGGATGCCTATCGCCAGCAGGCGAACAACGTTACTCCGCCATTGAGCCGTGCCTTTGGCGTCAGCGCAGAGAAATTCAGCCAGAGCGCAGCGCAAAAGCTGGATACCACCCGGGTAGAAGTTGATCACCTTACCGCGACCACCAAAACCATTATCACCATCACGGTGATTATCGGTCTGTTCATCCTCCTGTTTACCGACCGTTATCTGGTGGCGATGCTCGTCCGTCCGCTGGAAAGTATCCGTACCCACTTCGCGGTGATCGCGACGGGCGACCTCAGCCAGCCGGTATCCGATTTCGGTCGCAACTGCGTCGGTAAACTGGTTCCACTGCTGAGCGCCATGCAGGACAGTCTGCGTGAAGCGGTCAGCGCTATTCGCAGCGGCACCGAGAATATCTCGCGCGGTGCGGCAGAAATCTCTGCCGGTAACAACGACCTCTCTTCACGTACCGAAGAGCAGGCCGCTGCGCTGGAGCAGACTGCGGCCAGCATGGAGCAGCTGACGGCGACGGTGAAATTCAACGCCGACAACGCGCGCCAGGCGAGCCTGCTGGCAGAAACCGCTACCACCACGGCACAACGTGGCGGCCAGCTGGTCAGTGAAGTAGTCAGCACCATGGATGGCATCTCCGGCAGCTCGAAGAAAATCGCTGAGATCACCAACGTGATTAACGGCATCGCCTTCCAGACGAATATTCTGGCGCTGAACGCCGCTGTCGAAGCGGCACGTGCCGGCGAACAGGGGCGGGGTTTTGCGGTTGTGGCATCGGAAGTGCGCAATCTGGCACAGCGCAGCGCCAACGCCGCTAAAGAGATCGCGACGCTGATTGAAGAGTCCGTTCAGCGTGTGGGCAAAGGTGCCGAGCTGGTAAGCACCACCGGCGGCACCATGAATAATATTCTGAAATCGGTGCAGGATGTGGATGCGATCATGAAACAGATTGCCTCCGCTTCAGAAGAGCAGAGCAAGGGCATTTCTCAGGTTGGAACGGCCGTGACCGAAATGGACAGCGTGACACAGCAGAACGCCTCCCTGGTTGAGGAAGTCTCCGCCGCGGCGAGCGCGCTGGCACTGCAGACGGAAGCGCTGCAGGCCTCTGTATCGAAGTTCCGCCTCTCCAGCGACCGCAAGAGCTCGCCAACTATCAGCAATAAACCTGCCGCGCCAAAAGCTCCCGTGCTGAGTGCGCCTCAGGCTAAACCTGCTGAAAATGGCGACTGGGTCACCTTCTGA
- a CDS encoding LysR substrate-binding domain-containing protein, with the protein MSRSSLPLNAIHAFLVTARYLNLTHAARELCLTQGAVSRKIAALEQWLGVTLFDRHARGLRLTPQGASLLPELQQGFELMVQASEKVRRTQVSIRLKAPTCALRWLVPRLMALEQQRPELHVALTTTLDHAAQLENFDAAIVYGKPHSEGICLFSESLTPVMAADQPCPDSPAALAAMTFLHPTADTRDWHCWLQAQQMTLSMKRNQHFATMDLAISAAIQGFGVAIADSNLVESDIASGRLIKPFAGEVRTGAVYSLLQRPSQDAPPFLAELVAWLCRDQKVTQSPFSAGLA; encoded by the coding sequence GTGTCACGCTCATCGCTGCCGCTTAATGCCATACACGCCTTTCTGGTGACCGCCCGATACCTGAATCTGACTCACGCTGCCCGTGAGCTGTGCCTGACGCAGGGTGCCGTCAGTCGCAAGATTGCCGCGCTGGAGCAGTGGCTGGGCGTAACACTGTTTGACCGCCACGCACGTGGCCTGCGGCTGACGCCACAGGGCGCTTCGCTTTTGCCGGAATTACAGCAGGGTTTTGAGCTGATGGTGCAGGCCAGCGAAAAGGTCCGCCGCACTCAGGTCAGCATTCGCCTCAAAGCCCCGACCTGTGCGTTGCGCTGGCTGGTGCCGCGGCTGATGGCGCTGGAACAACAGCGCCCGGAACTGCATGTCGCCCTGACGACGACACTGGATCATGCTGCGCAGCTTGAGAACTTTGATGCGGCGATTGTCTATGGCAAGCCACATTCTGAGGGGATCTGTCTGTTCAGCGAGTCACTGACGCCGGTCATGGCAGCGGATCAGCCCTGCCCGGACTCGCCGGCGGCGCTGGCCGCAATGACGTTTCTGCATCCCACCGCAGACACGCGTGACTGGCACTGCTGGCTGCAGGCGCAGCAGATGACGCTGAGCATGAAGCGGAACCAGCATTTTGCCACGATGGACTTAGCAATTAGTGCAGCGATTCAGGGGTTTGGTGTGGCGATTGCCGACAGCAATCTGGTCGAGAGTGATATTGCCAGCGGCAGGCTGATTAAGCCGTTCGCTGGCGAGGTCAGAACCGGTGCCGTTTACAGTTTACTGCAACGGCCCTCACAGGATGCGCCACCGTTCCTGGCGGAACTGGTGGCGTGGCTTTGCCGGGATCAGAAGGTGACCCAGTCGCCATTTTCAGCAGGTTTAGCCTGA